A DNA window from Phoenix dactylifera cultivar Barhee BC4 chromosome 13, palm_55x_up_171113_PBpolish2nd_filt_p, whole genome shotgun sequence contains the following coding sequences:
- the LOC103714311 gene encoding uncharacterized protein C24B11.05-like has translation MEFEDRYRPAQRPKYDCLLFDLDDTLYPYSSGLATECCKNIGDYMVEKLGIEESKMPDLCNLLYKYYGTTMAGLRAIGYNFDYEDYHSFVHGRLPYDKLKPDPVLRHLLLSLPIRKVIFTNADKVHAAKVLSKLGLEDCFEGIICFETLNPPGDSPSPCGLPATADVFDILEYFAQPDAGAGFELPKTPIRCKPSIDAMEHALKIANINPQRTIFFDDSLRNIQSGKRIGLHTVRVGTSHRVKGADHALESIHNIREALPELWEDAEKSEDVRYKGKVAIETYVTA, from the exons ATGGAATTCGAGGACCGATACCGACCGGCTCAGAGGCCTAAATACGACTGCCTTCTCTTTG ATCTCGACGATACTCTGTACCCCTATAGCTCTGGCCTGGCAACCGAGTGCTGCAAAAACATTGGAG ATTATATGGTCGAGAAGCTCGGGATTGAGGAGAGCAAGATGCCAGACTTGTGTAATTTACTGTACAAGTACTACGGGACAACCATGGCCGGTCTAAGG GCCATTGGCTACAATTTTGATTATGAGGATTACCACAG TTTTGTTCATGGAAGATTGCCTTATGACAAGCTGAAGCCAGATCCTGTCCTCAGACATCTTCTCCTGAGCCTGCCAATTCGCAAAGTG ATTTTCACAAATGCTGATAAGGTGCATGCGGCCAAAGTACTTAGTAAGCTGGGGTTGGAAGACTGTTTTGAAGGAATTATATGCTTTGAGACTCTGAATCCACCAGGTGATTCGCCTTCGCCATGCGGTCTACCAGCCACAGCAGATGTCTTCGACATCCTCGAGTACTTCGCTCAGCCAGATGCTGGTGCTGGTTTCGAACTCCCGAAGACGCCAATTCGATGCAAACCATCCATCGATGCCATGGAGCATGCTCTCAAAATCGCCAACATTAACCCCCAGAGAACG ATTTTCTTTGATGACAGCCTTCGCAATATCCAGTCAGGCAAACGCATTGGTCTCCATACAGTGCGG GTGGGCACTTCACATAGAGTCAAAGGTGCAGACCATGCACTGGAAAGCATCCACAACATCAGGGAAGCGTTGCCCGAGCTGTGGGAGGATGCTGAGAAATCAGAGGATGTCCGATACAAGGGCAAGGTTGCAATCGAGACATATGTGACCGCTTAA
- the LOC103714302 gene encoding LOW QUALITY PROTEIN: ATP-dependent zinc metalloprotease FTSH 8, mitochondrial-like (The sequence of the model RefSeq protein was modified relative to this genomic sequence to represent the inferred CDS: inserted 1 base in 1 codon), whose protein sequence is MKNYYPKSKKETPNGNENNKSESKENSNTEDQGYFPENXMKQLQSYLTPLLFIGLLLSSFSFGSSDQKEISFQQFKNKLLEPGLVDHIVVSNKSVAKVYVRNSPKISKQTEDSEIQGSPTNMPPRHTSSQYKYYFNIGSVESFEEKLEEAQEALGIDPHDYVPVRYTSEVIWYQELLRFAPTLFLVGLLYVMGRRVQGGFNIRGGAGRGNGGIFNIGKAQVTKMDKNSKDKVFFKDVAGCDEAKQEIMEFVHFLKNPKKYEDLGAKIPRGALLVGPPGTGKTHLAKATAGESGVPFLSISGSDFMEMFVGVGPSRVRNLFAEARQCAPSIIFIDEIDAIGRARGRGGFSGSNDERESTLNQLLVEMDGFGTTSGVVVLAGTNRPDILDKALLRPGRFDRQITIDKPDIKGRDQIFRIYLKKIKMDKDPSYYSQRLAALTPGFAGADIANICNEAALIAVRSEETQVTMQHFEAAIDRIIGGLEKKNKVISKLERRTVAYHESGHAVAGWFLEHAEPLLKVTIVPRGTAALGFAQYVPNENLLLTKEQLFDMTCRTLGGRASEEVLLGKISTGAQDDLEKVTKMTYAQVAVYGFSDKVGLLSFPQRDDTSAMIMPYSSKTAAIIDAEVREWVSKAYQRTVELIKEHTDHVIQIAELLLEKEVLRQDDLVRVLGERPFKLGEPTNYDRFKQGFQEEVDDEGREPSKVMEEDDRSSSLSGEVVPT, encoded by the exons AGAATTCCAATACGGAAGATCAGGGATATTTTCCGGAGA TTATGAAGCAGTTGCAGAGTTACCTCACTCCTTTACTGTTTATTGGACTGTTGCTTTCATCCTTTTCGTTTGGCTCTTCTGACCAAAAAGAG ATTAGCTTCCAGCAGTTTAAGAATAAGCTGTTGGAACCTGGTTTAGTGGATCACATTGTTGTGTCGAATAAATCAGTTGCAAAAGTGTATGTCAGAAATTCTCCAAAGATAAGCAAGCAAACCGAGGACAGTGAGATCCAAGGATCCCCAACAAATATGCCTCCCAGGCATACTAGCAGCCAGTATAAGTATTACTTCAACATTGGAAGCGTGGAATCATTTGAAGAAAAATTGGAGGAAGCTCAGGAAGCCTTGGGGATAGATCCTCATGATTATGTCCCTGTCAGATATACATCTGAAGTAATTTGGTACCAGGAATTGCTTAGGTTTGCCCCAACATTGTTTCTTGTGGGGCTTCTCTACGTAATGGGGCGAAGAGTACAAGGTGGATTTAACATACGTGGTGGTGCAGGAAGGGGAAATGGTGGGATATTTAACATTGGAAAAGCTCAAGTGACAAAGATGGATAAGAATTCGAAAGATAAG GTATTCTTTAAAGATGTAGCTGGCTGTGATGAGGCCAAACAAGAAATTATGGAATTTGTGCACTTCTTAAAAAATCCCAAGAAATATGAGGACCTAGGAGCAAAAATTCCCAGAGGTGCCCTTCTTGTAGGCCCTCCTGGTACAGGGAAAACACATCTTGCAAAGGCAACAGCTGGGGAATCTGGTGTACCTTTCTTGTCTATTTCTGGTTCAGATTTTATGGAAATGTTTGTTGGTGTTGGACCTTCCAGAGTGAGGAACTTGTTTGCAGAAGCCCGACAGTGTGCACCtagcataatttttattgatgagATTGATGCAATTGGTCGAGCAAGAGGCCGTGGAGGCTTCTCGGGTTCCAATGATGAGCGTGAAAGCACACTAAATCAATTACTCGTGGAGATGGATGGATTTGGGACAACTTCTGGGGTTGTTGTACTTGCTGGCACCAATCGGCCTGATATCTTGGATAAGGCCCTGTTAAGGCCAGGTCGGTTTGATCGTCAAATTACAATTGACAAACCTGACATAAAAGGACGTGATCAGATATTCCGTATATATCTTAAGAAGATCAAGATGGATAAAGATCCATCATATTACTCTCAAAGGCTGGCTGCCCTTACGCCTGGATTTGCCGGAGCTGACATTGCCAATATTTGCAATGAGGCTGCTCTTATAGCTGTGAGAAGTGAGGAAACACAAGTTACAATGCAGCATTTTGAAGCTGCTATTGATCGTATAATTGGTGGTTTGGAGAAGAAAAACAAG GTGATCAGCAAGCTGGAACGTCGAACTGTTGCTTACCATGAATCAGGTCATGCTGTTGCTGGATGGTTTTTGGAGCATGCAGAGCCTTTACTTAAAGTTACCATAGTTCCACGTGGAACTGCGGCATTGGGCTTTGCCCAGTACGTGCCAAATGAAAACCTCCTACTGACCAAGGAGCAGCTTTTTGACATGACATGCAGGACACTAGGTGGGCGTGCATCTGAAGAG GTTTTGTTGGGGAAGATTTCTACCGGAGCTCAAGATGATTTGGAGAAAGTGACCAAGATGACTTATGCTCAAGTCGCAGTATATGGTTTCAGTGACAAGGTTGGGCTCCTTTCATTTCCGCAGAGGGATGATACTTCCGCAATGATCATGCCTTACAGCAGCAAGACCGCAGCGATTATTGATGCTGAGGTGAGGGAATGGGTTAGCAAGGCCTATCAGAGAACGGTGGAACTGATAAAGGAACACACGGATCATGTCATCCAGATTGCTGAGCTGCTCTTGGAAAAGGAGGTCCTGCGCCAAGACGACTTGGTCAGGGTCCTTGGTGAGCGCCCCTTCAAACTAGGTGAACCAACAAATTATGATAGGTTTAAACAAGGGTTCCAAGAGGAAGTGGACGATGAGGGTAGAGAACCTTCAAAGGTCATGGAGGAAGATGACAGGTCATCATCACTCAGTGGGGAAGTTGTGCCCACATAG